Proteins encoded in a region of the Paenibacillus wynnii genome:
- a CDS encoding molybdenum cofactor biosynthesis protein MoaE yields the protein MHITIRLFAGLAEVMGTSSLSFNVEETSITAGRLKELLSASYPDAASQISVSLVAIDHEYAPEDSDIPEKAEIALIPPVSGGEASSIYESSPDGLYEVTNQVLLAEDILNKVLDTNHGASLLFVGTTREMTGEQHTTALFYEAYIPMAISKLQEIGKEVQERWNARCAITHRLGLVGLKEASVIIAVSSPHRDTCYEASRYAIEKLKQMVPIWKQDINEKGHIWKGFEGQTEGSSKMEP from the coding sequence ATGCATATTACGATCCGTTTATTTGCTGGTCTGGCAGAGGTTATGGGTACGTCTTCCCTCTCTTTCAATGTCGAAGAGACGTCTATAACTGCTGGAAGACTGAAAGAACTTCTATCCGCCTCCTATCCGGATGCGGCATCTCAAATTTCTGTATCTCTAGTTGCCATTGACCACGAATATGCTCCCGAAGATTCTGATATTCCGGAAAAAGCTGAAATTGCCCTTATTCCCCCCGTTTCTGGAGGAGAAGCTTCCTCTATATACGAAAGTTCACCTGACGGACTCTATGAGGTAACGAATCAGGTGCTTTTAGCCGAAGATATACTTAATAAAGTGCTGGACACCAATCATGGAGCATCGCTGCTTTTTGTGGGTACAACCCGTGAAATGACCGGAGAGCAACATACAACAGCTCTTTTTTATGAAGCATACATACCCATGGCAATCTCCAAACTTCAGGAAATCGGCAAGGAGGTTCAAGAACGTTGGAACGCCCGTTGCGCAATAACGCACCGACTGGGTCTCGTTGGTCTTAAGGAGGCCAGTGTGATCATCGCAGTTTCCTCTCCCCATCGGGATACTTGTTATGAAGCCAGCCGATATGCGATCGAAAAGCTGAAGCAAATGGTACCGATTTGGAAGCAGGACATCAATGAAAAAGGGCATATCTGGAAAGGGTTTGAGGGTCAAACTGAAGGCTCTTCCAAGATGGAACCGTGA